In one Cyclopterus lumpus isolate fCycLum1 chromosome 22, fCycLum1.pri, whole genome shotgun sequence genomic region, the following are encoded:
- the nrde2 gene encoding LOW QUALITY PROTEIN: nuclear exosome regulator NRDE2 (The sequence of the model RefSeq protein was modified relative to this genomic sequence to represent the inferred CDS: inserted 5 bases in 5 codons; deleted 9 bases in 7 codons; substituted 1 base at 1 genomic stop codon), whose protein sequence is HTIMALFPAFAELESDKVEDSSKELNWLNNKSFQAGDAVSLHNRFFEKTSERPKEKESSVGRYVNSEEEEEEEEEGNVPPKKKKKKSEKKRKKKKKHKKKNGHSDSSGTDSETIFPSDLKREQKADSPQAAPLASCFSWLDDLQSPTEQLFCVDRKADPSNWTYKSLYRGDVARYRRKGSSSLGLDPRRQGVSWEESASHKKQKGGDRKKAADRYFSAVSRQLLSSEPPTPTLPRVSGCGDAISPTPFLSLGADEENKGGETGVRVPTSTVNPLXVYDSSTALWLQGKGQQEQTQQQDTQTGQSAALLTGRTEEFNRRLREQPADTQLWLKFIRYQDELSVTVFGGEKEQQGGDAAERRKSSYRAVQEKKLSIAERAVATNHGCVALQLERLRICQELLEPSLLAKEWKKLVFLHPNSAPLWREYLLFTQSYFSNFTVSKVNAAYGKCLSTLSAVRDGSMVSHPALPGLEEDILDIFTQQCHYLRQSGHSEKATSLFQAMIDFTFYKPDSVRKLSTKQQVEFFEPFWDKAGRSESGEMGARGWKAWMLQQERGGWLQPSGRGEEEEEEDEEEVKDRSQPRWTVWLDVEPSREAAHWLPWRPDKGRGQSEVDCEDPDRQVLFDDIGPSLICLSSPELQLRLLLRFVSFLGLPVDSVLSAXPCQPGLLLENLSLLTQGNDLKCPLTSHDLLXPGVNSVGHTTTLQGTRKWPGLGKLGERFVANIFSVVQPVIPAHHRAALSLSWMQYEKLKVLRCLRGQNKKRLRSQGKSXKRVAKQLLKEPDNRSSLALWQEYAHLEWMLGNLEEARKVFXTASAMGGTTGLKSPALCELCLLWAQLEVEDGSSVRGEGLPDVAVSPAVCVLTRLAEGTSSSSQSLSPVSILKARKSYEQALAAVLSALDQSIHNPQANRKAHEDLLGDKLRPRGLISCYALFQYLTMGVQAANAVYSQARERMEVLHHTLTQRNSEMEEASLAGTDTGTDAGQSAEDSSHTRRHCVHRLASDCETLAVQHAALLRYHNTVGVFPLATLRQALTSALATWSSSAPLWSIYIQNRYHSAGRARRFFHSVTRDNSSVVPRLFAIVAEQQRKQLVDAAQRSCCHDAALPILPETGLSNRIRGLFXKRHRNRMGAHCPLLWRMYIHFLVSEGKVDKARGIFYKALQNIPWAKGLYMDAVQLFPEHLQEFVDLMTEKELRLRLPLEELDILLEE, encoded by the exons CATACCATCATGGCTCTGTTTCCAGCGTTTGCTGAATTAGAGAGTGACAAAGTAGAGGATTCTTCTAAAG AATTAAACTGGCTGAACAATAAGAGT TTCCAGGCCGGGGATGCCGTCTCTCTTCACAATCGTTTTTTTGAGAAGACCAGCGAGAGGCCGAAAGAGAAGGAATCAAG TGTTGGTAGATATGTGAactctgaggaggaagaggaggaggaggaggagggtaatGTGCCacctaaaaagaagaaaaagaagagtgaaaagaagagaaaaaagaag aaaaaacacaaaaagaagaatggACACTCTGACAGCAGTGGGACTGACTCCGAAACCATTTTCCCCAGTGACCTCAAAAGGGAGCAAAAAGCAGATAG TCCGCAGGCTGCTCCGTTAGCAAGCTGTTTCTCCTGGTTGGATGACCTCCAGTCGCCCACGGAGCAGCTGTTCTGTGTGGACCGCAAAGCCGACCCATCCAACTGGACGTACAAGTCCCTGTACAGAGGAGATGTAGCCAG gtatAGGAGGAAAGGCAGCTCGTCCTTGGGCCTGGACCCCCGCAGACAGGGAGTCAGCTGGGAGGAGTCGGCGTCGCATAAGAAACAGAAAGGCGGGGACAGGAAGAAGGCAGCCGACAGATACTTCTCTGCAGTCAGTCGCCAGCTGCTGAGTTCCGAGCCCCCTACTCCCACATTACCAAGGGTTTCTGGGTGCGGCGATGCCATCAGCCCCACCCCCTTCCTCTCGCTTGGTGCCGACGAGGAGAACAAAGGAGGGGAGACCG GTGTCAGAGTGCCGACATCGACAGTAAATCCTC GTGTGTATGACTCCTCCACGGCCCTCTGGCTGCAGGGGAAGGGACAGCAGGAGCAGACACAGCAACAGGACACTCAGACGGGGCAGAGCGCAGCACTTTTGACCGGGAGGACGGAAGAGTTTAACAGGCGGCTCAGAGAGCAGCCAGCCGACACACAGCTATGGCTAAAATTCATTCGATACCAG GACGAGCTGAGTGTGACAGTGTTTGGAGGCGAGAAGGAGCAACAGGGCGGCGACGCGGCCGAGCGGCGCAAGTCTTCCTACAGAGCGGTGCAGGAGAAGAAGCTGAGCATCGCGGAGCGCGCAGTGGCCACCAACCACGGCTGCGTCGCTCTGCAGCTGGAGAGGCTCAGGATCTGCCAAGAGCTCTTGGAGCCCTCACTTCTGGCTAAAGAATGGAAGAAACTG GTGTTCCTCCACCCAAACAGTGCCCCACTGTGGAGGGAGTATCTGCTGTTCACCCAGAGCTACTTCAGCAATTTCACCGTGTCAAAGGTCAACGCCGCGTACGGGAAGTGTCTGAGCACGCTCAGTGCGGTGCGCGACGGCAGCATGGTCTCTCACCCAGCCCTGCCGGGGCTTGAGGAGGATATTTTGG ATATCTTCACCCAGCAGTGTCATTACCTGCGTCAGTCTGGTCACTCAGAGAAAGCAACTTCTCTGTTTCAGGCCATGATCGACTTTACGTTCTACAAGCCCGACAGCGTACGGAAACTGTCCACCAAGCAGCAG GTTGAGTTCTTCGAGCCGTTCTGGGACAAGGCGGGGAGGAGCGAGTCCGGAGAGATGGGGGCCAGAGGCTGGAAAGCCTGGATGCTCCAACAAGAGCGAGGAGGGTGGCTGCAGCCCAGTGgcag aggagaagaggaggaggaagaggacgaggaggaggtgaaggatcGGAGCCAGCCCAGATGGACAGTCTGGTTGGACGTGGAGCCGTCTCGAGAAGCAGCTCACTGGCTTCCCTGGAGGCCCGACAAAGGC AGGGGACAGTCAGAAGTAGACTGTGAGGACCCGGACAGACAG GTGTTGTTTGATGACATCGGCCCATCCCTAATTTGTCTGTCTTCGCCAGAGCTCCAGCTCCGTCTTCTTCTCCGTTTCGTCTCCTTCCTGGGGCTGCCCGTAGACTCTGTGCTCTCTG GCCCCTGTCAGCCTGGCCTGCTGCTGGAGAACCTTTCTCTGCTCACTCAGG GTAATGATCTCAAGTGTCCTCTGACCTCCCACGACCTAC GACCCGGGGTTAACTCTGTGGGTCACACGACCACTCTCCAGGGAACAAGGAAGTGGCCGGGGCTTGGGAAGCTGGGCGAGAGGTTTGTCGCCAATATCTTCAGTGTGGTACAACCTGTCATTCCTGCCCACCACCGAGCCGCACTGTCACTCAGCTGGATGCAGTACGAGAAACTCAAG gtcTTGCGCTGCCTGCGTGGC CAAAACAAGAAGCGCCTGCGCTCTCAGGGCAAGA GCAAGCGGGTTGCCAAGCAACTGCTCAAAGAACCCGATAACCGCTCGTCGTTGGCGCTGTGGCAGGAGTACGCCCACCTGGAGTGGATGCTGGGCAACCTCGAAGAGGCTCGCAAAGTCT TCACGGCCAGTGCGATGGGGGGAACAACGGGGCTGAAGAGCCCCGCCCTCTGCGAGCTGTGTCTGCTGTGGGCC CAACTGGAGGTGGAGGACGGCTCGAGTGTG CGGGGCGAAGGGCTTCCGGATGTCGCCGTGTCCCCAGCTGTTTGTGTGCTCACCCGGCTAGCAGAAGgaacctcctcatcctcccagtCCCTCTCGCCGGTTTCCATCCTGAAAGCCAGGAAGTCGTACGAGCAGGCTCTGGCTGCCGTCTTGTCAGCCCTGGACCAAAGCATCCACAACCCTCAGGCCAACAGAAAAG CGCACGAGGACCTGCTGGGAGACAAGCTGAGGCCGAGGGGCTTGATAAGCTGCTACGCTCTCTTTCAGTACCTCACAATGGGCGTCCAAGCAGCGAACGCCGTCTACAGCCAggcgagagagaggatggaggtgCTGCACCACACGCTAACGCAGCGCAACAGTGAGATGGAGGAGGCCAGCCTTGCTGGCACTGATACTGGCACTGATGCTGGCCAGTCTGCAGAGGACTCCAGCCACACCAGAAGGCACTGTGTTCACAGGCTGGCCTCCGACTGTGAGACATTAGCAGTGCAGCACGCAGCGTTGCTTAGGTACCACAACACCGTCGGTGTGTTTCCACTTGCAACACTGAGACAAGCGCTGACCTCTGCCCTCGCCACATGGTCCAGCAGCGCCCCTCTCTGGAGCATATATATACAG AACCGTTACCATAGTGCCGGCCGGGCACGTAGGTTTTTTCACTCTGTAACCAGGGACAACAGCAGTGTGGTGCCGCGCCTCTTTGCCATTGTTGCCGAACAACAAAGGAAGCAGCTGGTAGATGCTGCTCAGAG GTCTTGTTGCCATGATGCTGCCTTGCCCATCCTGCCCGAGACTGGACTAAGC AACCGTATCCGTGGACTGTTTTGAAAGCGCCATAGAAACCGGATGGGTGCTCACTGCCCTTTACTTTGGAGGATGTACATCCACTTCCTG GTGTCGGAAGGGAAGGTGGATAAAGCCAGAGGGATCTTCTACAAGGCCTTACAGAACATTCCCTGGGCTAAG gGTCTGTACATGGACGCAGTGCAGCTGTTCCCTGAGCATCTGCAGGAGTTTGTAGATCTGATGACGGAAAAAGaactccgactccgactgcctcTTGAAGAATTGGATATACTACTGGAGGaatga